The Lemur catta isolate mLemCat1 chromosome 8, mLemCat1.pri, whole genome shotgun sequence genome has a segment encoding these proteins:
- the LOC123643331 gene encoding uncharacterized protein LOC123643331 produces MMSLGLWEHPGVPGCRVWLLTGRGPERVECSWKTTPGHHLPPRQVSLPSPLSRSPRCGPKTLSSLWAAPQDPQALCSSWGPWSPSGCPEGWEEPAAWDGPVAPTSLHGEAQGQVSLTLPSSCSAPSAHLTEAGLRPPIGTTLRAVCGISHPVDSGPWSPPFALSPRENVPLCHRLLSPSPCSLHRVVLHEQVVALCWKQRGHDRKSVSLPRSRRAASRQRPLSTPFPAAAHPHIRTRFVLQPLKTKRPNDDSLWDFL; encoded by the exons ATGATGTCGCTGGGGCTGTGGGAGCACCCAGGGGTGCCGGGCTGCAGAGTCTGGCTCCTCACAGGCAGGGGGCCCGAGAGGGTGGAGTGTTCCTGGAAAACCACACCAGGACACCACCTGCCACCCCGGCaagtctctctcccctcccctctatcACGGAGTCCCAGATGTGGGCCCAAGACATTGAGCTCACTTTGGGCTGCCCCGCAGGACCCGCAGGCCCTGTGCAGCTCGTGGGGACCCTGGAGTCCCTCGGGCTGTCctgaggggtgggaggagccAGCTGCCTGGGATGGCCCAGTTGCTCCGACGTCCCTCCATGGAGAGGCCCAGGGGCAGGTGTCCCTCACCCTCCCGTCTTCATGCTCGGCCCCATCTGCTCATCTAACAGAGGCTGGTCTCCGTCCTCCTATCGGAAC GACCTTGAGAGCTGTGTGTGGCATCTCCCACCCTGTGGACAGTGGTCCCTGGTCTCCACCGTTTGCTCTGTCCCCTAGGGAGAACGTTCCCCTCTGCCACAGGCTCCTGTCACCAAGCCCTTGCTCCCTGCACAGGGTGGTGCTCCATGAACAGGTGGTGGCTCTGTGCTGGAAGCAAAGAGGACATGACAGAAAAAGTGTGTCCCTGCCAAGGAGCCGAAGAGCTGCCTCCCGACAGCGGCCCCTCTCTACCCCCTTCCCAGCTGCCGCCCATCCGCACATCAGGACACGCTTTGTGCTCCAGCCGCTCAAAACCAAGCGTCCAAATGACGACTCCCTCTGGGATTTTCTTTAG